Proteins co-encoded in one Capnocytophaga ochracea DSM 7271 genomic window:
- the gltS gene encoding sodium/glutamate symporter, giving the protein MDMKTIIIDPYYTLIVATIVLLVGRLLVHKIKFLRNFNIPEPVAGGLLAAVFIYLLYTATGISLEFNTSLQDAFMLFFFSSIGLSADFSRLKAGGRGLIIFLGVVALFIVVQNSVGVGLASALGQNPVMGLITGSITLTGGHGTAGAWGKILETDYGIKGATDLGMASATFGLVLGGLIGGPIARKLVNNIGKKPITEKQSTDTVADNVVEVFENAIKQRLITSKSAIETMALFAACLSFSAIMVSPTVTAFFPERFTIPQFVWALFFGVLLRNVLTRGFSVNMFDRAIDVFGNASLSLFLGIALLNLKLWQLLDLALPMLIILAVQTFVMCSYAYFVTFRLMGSNYDAAVLSAGHCGFGMGATPTAVANMQSVTERFGPSHKAFLIVPMVGAFFIDFINAFILTTFISLLQ; this is encoded by the coding sequence ATGGATATGAAAACCATTATCATCGACCCTTATTACACCCTGATTGTCGCTACAATAGTGTTGCTCGTAGGGCGACTATTAGTGCATAAAATCAAATTTTTAAGAAACTTCAATATACCCGAACCTGTAGCGGGCGGATTGTTAGCAGCAGTATTTATCTATCTGCTGTATACTGCCACAGGCATTTCCTTAGAGTTCAATACCAGCTTGCAAGATGCTTTTATGCTATTTTTCTTTTCGTCCATAGGTTTGAGTGCCGATTTCTCTCGACTAAAAGCTGGTGGTAGAGGGCTGATTATTTTCCTGGGGGTGGTCGCCCTCTTTATTGTAGTACAGAACTCTGTGGGGGTAGGCTTAGCAAGTGCCTTGGGGCAAAACCCTGTTATGGGACTCATCACGGGCTCTATAACACTTACTGGCGGACACGGAACGGCAGGTGCTTGGGGTAAAATATTAGAAACCGACTACGGTATAAAGGGAGCTACTGACCTGGGAATGGCTTCGGCTACCTTCGGATTGGTACTCGGCGGACTTATTGGTGGTCCTATAGCACGCAAGTTAGTGAACAATATAGGAAAAAAGCCTATTACTGAAAAACAAAGTACTGACACCGTAGCCGATAACGTAGTAGAAGTTTTTGAAAATGCAATTAAACAACGCCTCATCACTTCTAAATCAGCGATAGAAACTATGGCACTATTTGCCGCTTGCCTATCGTTTTCAGCTATAATGGTATCACCCACAGTAACTGCCTTTTTCCCAGAAAGATTCACTATTCCTCAGTTTGTATGGGCATTGTTCTTTGGGGTACTCTTGCGCAATGTGCTTACCAGAGGCTTTAGTGTAAATATGTTCGACCGCGCTATCGATGTGTTTGGCAACGCTTCTCTGAGTTTGTTTTTAGGCATTGCCCTCTTAAACCTCAAACTGTGGCAATTGCTTGATTTAGCCCTCCCGATGCTCATTATTTTGGCAGTGCAAACCTTTGTGATGTGCTCTTATGCCTATTTTGTTACCTTTCGCCTGATGGGTAGCAACTACGATGCTGCTGTACTCTCAGCAGGACACTGTGGTTTTGGTATGGGTGCCACCCCTACGGCAGTCGCCAATATGCAGTCGGTAACCGAGCGTTTTGGACCTTCACACAAAGCCTTCTTGATAGTGCCAATGGTAGGGGCTTTCTTTATCGACTTCATCAATGCTTTTATTTTAACTACATTTATTAGTTTGTTGCAATGA
- a CDS encoding SWIM zinc finger family protein: MIEVTQQKIEELAPNAEAAKKGRDLQKKGKFTNLKINAEKNLIWGECAGSGKNPYYCSADYIDSHTPVFRCNCPSRQFPCKHAIGLLYCFEADKSQFSEGEVPEDITAKREKIEKRQEKKTQEKESIKEKADKPKKVNKTAFVKKVDTQLIGIDTAQKLLRDIVSTGLSSIDAKLRATLRTQIKELGNYYIGGIQTAFNNLLLSLEEVEEEEYTEVVNNLNYLSALLKKASEYLKARKEDPEGLPELSSAIEEQIGYVWKLVELMQYGLYEENASLVQLSFNSYDNEARKEYVDEGLWLNLTTGKIFKTMNYRPYKAAKYIKEENTMFGVLQLKDLYIYPGDTNPRIRWEADSITERPLQKADLTTIKQWASTQFADTIKSVKNTIKNPLMDKHPVVLLALHKAYRVGEDLVVEDANGFAITLKDIGEGAVSPTGNLKAFLPSNAEGLTLTAMMHNDVASGLLSAQPMSLITPDKIIRLLY; the protein is encoded by the coding sequence ATGATAGAAGTAACACAACAAAAGATTGAAGAACTCGCTCCTAATGCCGAAGCAGCTAAAAAAGGGCGAGATTTACAAAAGAAAGGAAAATTTACTAATCTAAAAATCAATGCTGAAAAGAACCTTATATGGGGTGAATGTGCAGGAAGTGGTAAAAATCCTTATTATTGCTCAGCTGACTATATAGATAGCCATACCCCAGTGTTTCGCTGCAATTGCCCTAGCCGTCAGTTTCCTTGCAAACACGCTATTGGTTTATTGTATTGCTTTGAGGCAGATAAGAGTCAATTTAGTGAAGGTGAGGTGCCAGAAGATATTACTGCTAAGCGTGAAAAGATAGAGAAAAGACAGGAAAAGAAAACTCAAGAAAAAGAGTCTATCAAAGAGAAAGCTGATAAACCTAAGAAGGTAAATAAAACGGCTTTTGTTAAGAAAGTAGACACTCAGCTTATAGGTATTGATACAGCTCAGAAACTTTTGCGCGATATAGTCAGTACAGGACTTTCTTCAATAGATGCAAAATTACGCGCCACCCTTAGAACTCAAATAAAAGAATTGGGCAACTACTATATAGGCGGTATACAAACGGCTTTCAATAACCTACTTTTGTCACTTGAAGAAGTAGAAGAGGAAGAATATACAGAGGTAGTAAATAACTTAAATTATCTTTCAGCTTTACTAAAAAAGGCCTCTGAATATCTAAAAGCCCGCAAAGAAGATCCAGAAGGATTGCCTGAACTATCCTCAGCTATTGAAGAGCAAATAGGCTATGTATGGAAGTTAGTAGAGCTAATGCAATATGGACTTTATGAGGAAAATGCAAGCCTTGTACAGCTTTCGTTTAATAGTTATGACAATGAAGCGCGCAAAGAATATGTAGATGAAGGATTATGGCTTAACCTAACCACAGGCAAGATATTCAAAACGATGAATTATCGTCCTTACAAGGCAGCAAAGTACATCAAGGAAGAGAACACTATGTTTGGTGTTTTACAACTGAAAGACTTATATATTTACCCTGGTGATACCAATCCTCGTATTCGTTGGGAAGCTGACAGTATAACGGAACGCCCTCTACAAAAAGCAGACCTTACTACCATTAAGCAATGGGCATCGACTCAGTTTGCTGATACTATCAAGAGTGTAAAGAACACTATAAAAAATCCACTGATGGACAAGCATCCGGTAGTACTTTTGGCACTGCATAAAGCTTATAGAGTAGGGGAGGATTTGGTTGTAGAAGATGCCAATGGTTTTGCTATCACCTTAAAAGATATAGGAGAAGGGGCTGTATCGCCAACGGGCAATCTGAAAGCTTTTTTGCCCTCCAACGCCGAAGGACTCACCCTCACAGCAATGATGCATAATGATGTAGCTAGTGGACTTTTGTCTGCTCAGCCAATGTCGCTTATTACCCCTGATAAAATTATCCGTTTATTATATTAG
- the cysS gene encoding cysteine--tRNA ligase, which translates to MEHQLKIFNSLTGEKEVFVPLHENNVGMYVCGPTVYSNVHLGNVRTFMSFDFVYRTLKFLGYKVRYVRNITDAGHLTDDGDVNNDRFVKQSRLEKLEPMEIVQKYTVDFHKVLEIFNLLPPTIEPTATGHILEQIQLTEKLLKDGFAYESNGSVYFDVLEYNKRGLNYGELSRRNIEELFANTRDLDGQGEKRNPQDFALWKKASPAHIMRWASPWGDGFPGWHLECTVMSTKYLGNQFDIHGGGMDLKFPHHECEIAQGKAGHGESPVRYWMHANMLTMNGQRMSKSTGNYILPMELISGENTFFEKPFAPAVIRFCFMQAHYRSVLDISNEAMLAAEKGFNRLMEAIKILNELTTDTELPTSLPIAEWKQKCYDALLDDFNSPILIAHLFEAVKWIFQVKNDEERISVTELKELKELMNAFVFDVLGLQSEQQTVNNNDKLDGVLQLLINMRMEARANKDWVLSDKIRDELLALGIQLKDGKEGTSYSIN; encoded by the coding sequence ATGGAACATCAATTAAAAATATTTAATTCCTTAACAGGAGAAAAAGAAGTGTTTGTACCCTTACACGAAAACAATGTAGGAATGTACGTATGTGGCCCTACTGTATACAGCAATGTGCATTTAGGCAATGTGCGCACCTTTATGTCGTTTGATTTTGTGTATCGTACGCTTAAATTCTTAGGTTACAAAGTGCGCTATGTACGCAATATCACCGATGCAGGTCACCTTACAGATGATGGTGATGTGAACAACGACCGCTTTGTAAAACAATCACGTCTCGAAAAACTCGAACCTATGGAAATTGTACAGAAATACACTGTAGATTTCCACAAAGTATTAGAGATATTTAATTTACTACCTCCTACTATTGAGCCTACCGCTACAGGGCATATATTGGAGCAAATACAGCTTACCGAAAAACTCTTAAAAGACGGATTTGCTTATGAAAGCAATGGTTCTGTGTACTTCGATGTACTTGAATACAACAAACGCGGACTCAATTATGGGGAGCTCTCTCGACGCAATATAGAAGAGCTCTTTGCCAATACTCGTGATTTAGATGGGCAAGGCGAAAAACGCAATCCTCAGGACTTTGCGCTCTGGAAGAAAGCCTCTCCTGCCCACATTATGCGTTGGGCATCACCTTGGGGCGACGGCTTCCCAGGTTGGCACTTAGAATGTACGGTGATGAGTACCAAATACCTCGGTAACCAATTTGATATTCACGGAGGCGGTATGGACTTAAAGTTCCCGCACCACGAATGCGAAATTGCACAAGGTAAAGCAGGTCACGGCGAAAGTCCCGTACGCTACTGGATGCACGCCAATATGCTCACAATGAATGGGCAACGTATGAGTAAATCTACTGGTAACTATATATTACCTATGGAACTCATCAGCGGAGAGAATACTTTTTTTGAGAAACCTTTTGCTCCTGCTGTTATTCGCTTTTGCTTTATGCAAGCACACTACCGTAGTGTACTTGACATTTCTAACGAAGCAATGCTCGCTGCTGAAAAAGGCTTTAATAGACTTATGGAAGCGATAAAGATATTGAATGAACTTACTACTGATACAGAGCTCCCAACTTCGCTCCCTATAGCCGAATGGAAACAAAAATGCTATGATGCACTGTTAGACGATTTCAATTCACCTATACTCATAGCCCATCTCTTTGAAGCTGTAAAGTGGATATTTCAAGTAAAAAACGATGAAGAGAGAATTTCGGTAACAGAGCTCAAGGAGTTGAAAGAACTGATGAATGCTTTTGTTTTTGATGTATTGGGGTTACAAAGTGAGCAACAAACGGTTAATAACAATGACAAACTCGACGGCGTGCTCCAGTTGCTTATTAATATGCGAATGGAAGCTCGTGCCAATAAAGACTGGGTGCTTTCTGATAAAATTCGTGATGAACTCCTTGCATTGGGTATTCAGCTCAAAGACGGTAAGGAGGGAACGAGTTATAGTATAAATTAA
- a CDS encoding transketolase family protein, with protein sequence MKKYIDTGKKDTRSGFGAGLAELGSKNPNVVALCADLIGSLKMEKFIEENPTRFFQIGIAEANMMGIAAGLAIGGKIPFTGTFAAFSTGRVYDQIRQSIAYSNKNVKICASHAGLTLGEDGATHQILEDIGLMKMLPNMVVINPCDYNQTKAATLAIADYVGPVYLRFGRPTVANFTPEDQTFEIGKGILLNEGKDVTIIATGHLVWEALLACEELEQKGISAEVIDIHTIKPLDEELILTSVKKTKAVVTCEEHNYYGGLGESIARVLTQRYPAPQEFVAVNDTFGESGTPAQLMQKYGLDKEGILKAVEKVLKRKTTH encoded by the coding sequence ATGAAAAAATATATTGATACAGGAAAAAAAGACACCCGAAGTGGTTTCGGGGCAGGACTTGCTGAGTTAGGAAGTAAGAACCCTAATGTAGTTGCTCTTTGTGCCGATTTGATTGGCTCATTGAAGATGGAAAAATTTATCGAGGAGAACCCTACGCGCTTCTTTCAAATAGGTATTGCTGAGGCAAATATGATGGGTATTGCTGCTGGTCTTGCTATTGGAGGTAAAATACCTTTTACAGGCACCTTTGCAGCTTTCTCTACAGGGCGTGTGTATGACCAAATACGCCAGTCGATAGCTTATTCAAATAAAAACGTAAAAATTTGTGCCTCTCACGCTGGGCTTACTCTCGGAGAAGATGGAGCTACCCATCAAATATTAGAAGATATTGGTTTGATGAAAATGCTTCCTAATATGGTAGTTATCAATCCCTGTGATTACAATCAAACAAAAGCTGCTACTCTTGCCATTGCTGATTATGTAGGTCCTGTTTACCTGCGTTTCGGTCGTCCTACGGTAGCAAACTTTACTCCTGAAGACCAAACCTTTGAAATAGGAAAAGGTATTTTGCTAAACGAAGGAAAGGACGTTACTATTATCGCTACAGGGCATTTGGTATGGGAAGCTCTTTTGGCTTGTGAGGAATTGGAGCAAAAAGGTATTTCAGCAGAAGTTATCGATATTCATACTATTAAACCGTTAGACGAAGAGCTTATTCTTACTTCAGTAAAGAAAACTAAAGCAGTAGTAACTTGTGAAGAGCATAATTACTATGGTGGATTAGGTGAGAGCATAGCCCGTGTGCTTACACAGCGTTATCCTGCTCCACAGGAATTTGTGGCTGTAAACGACACCTTTGGTGAAAGTGGAACTCCCGCTCAGCTAATGCAAAAGTACGGTTTAGACAAAGAAGGTATCTTGAAAGCTGTTGAGAAGGTACTCAAAAGAAAAACTACCCATTAA
- a CDS encoding glycosyltransferase family 2 protein has protein sequence MQISIVIPLLNEQESLPELYQWLHKVLTEHRYSYEIIFVDDGSTDNSWQVIKDLSGKDTNVQGIRFLRNYGKSQALHAGFKQAQGEVVITMDADLQDSPDEIPALYNMITQEGYDLVSGWKKKRYDSVLAKNLPSKLFNWAARKTSGLTLHDFNCGLKAYKQEVVKNVEVSGEMHRYIPVLAKNAGFNRITEKVVQHQARKYGVTKFGMNRFINGFLDLITISFLSHFGKRPMHFFGALGVLMFFIGFLFSAYLGIDKLFINPHGRLIADRPQFYLALTTMIIGTQLFIAGFLGEIILKTKSNEERYKIRELTN, from the coding sequence ATGCAAATATCAATCGTCATACCGCTTCTCAACGAACAAGAATCGCTACCTGAACTTTATCAGTGGCTACACAAAGTACTCACTGAACACCGTTATTCTTATGAAATTATCTTTGTAGACGATGGTAGTACTGATAATTCTTGGCAGGTAATCAAAGATTTATCGGGTAAAGATACTAATGTACAGGGTATTCGTTTTTTGCGCAATTACGGCAAATCACAAGCACTGCACGCAGGATTCAAACAAGCACAAGGTGAAGTGGTGATTACTATGGACGCCGACCTGCAAGACAGTCCGGATGAGATTCCTGCTCTTTATAATATGATTACCCAAGAGGGGTATGACCTTGTATCGGGTTGGAAGAAAAAACGTTATGATTCGGTATTGGCAAAAAATCTGCCTTCTAAACTCTTCAACTGGGCAGCGCGCAAAACCTCAGGTCTTACTCTTCACGATTTCAACTGCGGACTCAAAGCTTACAAACAAGAGGTTGTAAAGAATGTTGAAGTATCAGGTGAGATGCATCGCTATATTCCTGTATTGGCAAAGAACGCTGGTTTCAACCGCATTACCGAGAAAGTTGTACAACATCAAGCCCGCAAATACGGTGTGACCAAATTTGGTATGAATAGGTTTATCAATGGTTTTTTAGACCTTATCACCATTAGTTTTCTATCCCATTTCGGTAAACGCCCGATGCACTTCTTTGGAGCATTGGGAGTACTGATGTTCTTTATAGGTTTTTTGTTTTCGGCTTACCTTGGTATTGATAAATTATTTATCAATCCACACGGTCGCCTTATTGCTGATAGACCTCAGTTTTATCTTGCCCTTACCACTATGATCATTGGTACACAACTATTTATTGCAGGTTTTTTGGGAGAAATCATTTTAAAGACTAAAAGTAACGAAGAGAGATACAAAATTAGGGAATTAACAAATTAG
- the nagB gene encoding glucosamine-6-phosphate deaminase — MRTHIRKEVSSIAHQPAGSVEETRFEKIYNVVFSNSVTASISVAHEIADLIKKKQAEGKKCILGLATGSSPVKVYDELVRMHKEEGLSFKNVITFNLDEYYPMEKQDIQSYWYFMHEHLFNHIDIPKENINIPDGTVSHDELEAYCANYDKKIEECGGLDFQLLGIGRTGHIGFNEPGSNRNSGTRIITLDHITRSDAAETFHGIDNVPRQAITMGIRTVLKAHRIVLLAWGSSKASIVAKAVEGDITAEVPSSYLQLHENTTFVLDEEASADLTRIKTPWLVTDVQWNEDLKAKAIVWLCEHLGKTILKLTDSDYNEYGMSKLLAESGPAYDLNIAMFNRLQHTITGWPGGKPNADDTNRPEREHPHKKRVIIFSPHPDDDVISMGGTFDRLVSQGHEVHIAYQTSGNFAVSDHEALKFAEVFKDIAKENKTEVAVINEIISNITNKKSNEIDSLLVRQLKGNIRRHESLAATRYEGVPDNQVHFLNLPFYETGGVKKNPIGEADIKIIMDLIEEVKPHQIYAAGDLADPHGTHKVCLDAIFAALKNLKHKDYMKDCWVWLYRGAWHEWDIHEIEMAVPMSPAQVLKKRQAIFFHQSQKDGAMFQGDDLREFWQRAEARNSETARRYRNLGFADYAAIEAFKRYFF, encoded by the coding sequence ATGAGAACACATATCAGAAAAGAAGTTTCATCAATTGCTCATCAGCCTGCTGGCTCCGTTGAGGAAACTCGTTTCGAGAAAATCTACAACGTTGTTTTCTCGAACTCAGTAACCGCTTCAATTAGTGTCGCACACGAAATCGCCGACCTTATCAAAAAGAAACAAGCCGAAGGCAAAAAATGCATATTAGGCTTAGCCACTGGCTCCTCTCCAGTAAAAGTTTACGACGAACTCGTGCGTATGCACAAAGAAGAAGGTCTTAGCTTCAAAAACGTAATTACCTTCAACTTAGACGAGTATTATCCAATGGAAAAACAGGATATTCAAAGTTATTGGTACTTTATGCACGAGCACCTCTTCAACCATATTGATATTCCTAAGGAAAATATCAATATCCCTGATGGAACCGTATCTCACGACGAATTAGAAGCCTACTGCGCTAATTACGACAAAAAAATCGAAGAATGTGGCGGACTCGATTTCCAACTCCTCGGTATTGGTCGTACCGGTCACATCGGCTTCAACGAACCTGGTTCTAACCGCAATTCTGGTACCCGCATCATCACTCTCGACCACATCACCCGTTCCGATGCTGCCGAAACCTTCCACGGTATCGACAATGTGCCTCGTCAAGCCATTACAATGGGTATCCGCACCGTGTTAAAAGCTCACCGCATCGTATTGCTCGCTTGGGGTAGCAGCAAAGCCTCTATCGTAGCCAAAGCTGTAGAAGGCGATATCACTGCCGAAGTACCTTCAAGCTACCTCCAACTTCACGAAAACACCACTTTTGTATTAGACGAAGAAGCTTCTGCTGATCTTACTCGTATTAAAACTCCTTGGCTCGTTACCGATGTTCAATGGAATGAAGACCTCAAAGCTAAAGCTATCGTTTGGCTTTGCGAACACTTGGGTAAAACAATCCTCAAACTTACAGATTCCGATTACAACGAGTATGGTATGTCCAAACTCTTGGCTGAATCAGGTCCTGCTTACGATTTGAACATCGCTATGTTCAACCGCTTGCAACACACCATTACTGGCTGGCCAGGAGGTAAACCTAATGCCGATGATACCAACCGCCCTGAACGCGAACATCCTCACAAAAAACGCGTGATCATTTTCAGCCCTCACCCCGATGACGATGTAATTTCTATGGGAGGTACTTTCGACCGCTTAGTTTCTCAAGGTCACGAAGTACATATCGCTTACCAAACTTCCGGTAACTTTGCCGTATCCGACCACGAAGCGCTTAAATTCGCCGAAGTATTCAAAGATATAGCCAAAGAAAACAAAACCGAAGTAGCCGTAATCAACGAGATTATTAGCAACATCACCAACAAAAAATCTAACGAAATTGATAGCTTGCTTGTACGCCAACTCAAAGGTAACATCCGTCGCCACGAATCATTGGCTGCTACACGCTACGAAGGTGTACCCGATAACCAAGTACACTTCCTCAACTTGCCTTTCTACGAAACAGGAGGTGTGAAAAAGAACCCTATAGGTGAAGCCGATATCAAAATCATTATGGATTTGATTGAAGAAGTAAAACCTCACCAAATCTATGCTGCTGGTGACCTCGCCGACCCTCACGGTACTCACAAAGTATGTCTTGATGCTATCTTTGCTGCTTTGAAGAATTTGAAACACAAAGATTATATGAAAGACTGCTGGGTATGGTTGTACCGCGGTGCTTGGCACGAATGGGATATCCACGAAATCGAAATGGCAGTACCTATGAGCCCAGCACAAGTACTCAAAAAACGTCAAGCTATCTTCTTCCACCAATCTCAAAAAGATGGTGCTATGTTCCAAGGAGACGACTTGCGTGAATTCTGGCAACGCGCCGAAGCTCGTAACAGCGAAACCGCTCGTCGTTACCGCAATTTAGGCTTCGCCGACTATGCCGCTATCGAAGCTTTCAAACGTTACTTCTTCTAA
- a CDS encoding HEAT repeat domain-containing protein has protein sequence MKPLYDLQQELNRLFIAGSKFAKNDPRLQKYIPILKKLGEKAPVFNKLAQEVEALLQVESQQSAEKLLNVSTLLYSVLYTQGVTIQAEATKALQEPNVSIADVNTTYSYLQLKPVLQALTQSNSGRLEVLKDAFERGIFKDSRTFGYLSYALADKYTELADYVLQTIIPTCGQAMLPFLLSDFRLEDRTENIRRLRLLYQLKYTEMDSLTDKIFSESLPNLQAEAISIIAEKKDTQTEDFIMSLTGDKNKLVREASYKALAILGTQRSIDKLLALYETNKAKGNAKALAEAISLLAIPSHYQPFLKKVYEQFNILLSIEKTDNNAAVTNAFERFAIDLDILENKDCNEVYEFLSELLQSQKFNTLRRSLFKNTYDPIPMKIVGILNSFEADKVVAFYDKHKQYLTFNSGYNDLWINFFWRAFNNENFSKEQLFETFSTTLGKSVATGSMLEAFSGTNGYYTYTVRKCSEVRVDRIDPRWIPVFYSFLRSLKKLHNNYALNTFIILDALEKDGKSLDEWLLKALSETFSEDTIWLYHLILKRNLPNKYELVYHSLEKMKAGNAYYFLYNLSDTDFWKQFPKEYAQKFRILAEKNKLKIFKEIAEEIERG, from the coding sequence ATGAAACCTTTATACGATTTACAACAAGAACTTAACCGCCTGTTTATAGCAGGGAGTAAGTTTGCTAAAAATGACCCTCGCTTGCAGAAGTACATTCCTATACTGAAGAAATTGGGAGAAAAGGCTCCGGTATTTAATAAATTAGCCCAAGAAGTAGAAGCATTGCTACAAGTTGAAAGCCAGCAATCTGCCGAAAAGCTATTAAATGTTTCCACTTTGCTCTATTCGGTGCTCTATACACAAGGCGTTACTATACAAGCAGAAGCTACCAAAGCCCTACAAGAACCCAATGTATCTATAGCCGATGTAAATACAACCTATTCGTATTTACAACTGAAACCTGTATTGCAAGCTCTTACCCAGAGTAACTCAGGACGTTTAGAAGTACTTAAAGACGCTTTTGAACGTGGTATATTTAAAGATTCTCGTACCTTTGGTTATTTGAGCTATGCCTTGGCTGATAAGTATACTGAACTCGCCGATTATGTACTCCAAACTATTATTCCCACTTGTGGTCAAGCAATGCTCCCTTTCCTGCTATCGGATTTTCGTTTAGAGGATAGGACTGAAAACATACGCCGTTTGCGATTATTGTACCAGCTAAAGTATACCGAGATGGATAGCCTAACGGATAAGATATTCAGTGAGAGTTTACCTAACCTACAAGCTGAAGCCATTAGCATAATAGCTGAGAAGAAAGATACGCAAACAGAAGACTTTATTATGAGCCTTACAGGTGACAAGAATAAGTTGGTACGGGAGGCTTCCTATAAGGCATTAGCAATATTGGGCACACAACGTAGCATCGATAAGTTACTTGCACTTTATGAGACTAATAAAGCAAAAGGAAATGCAAAAGCTTTGGCTGAAGCTATTTCTTTATTAGCAATACCTTCACATTATCAACCTTTTCTTAAAAAGGTATACGAGCAATTTAACATACTACTTTCAATAGAAAAAACAGATAACAATGCAGCAGTAACTAATGCTTTTGAACGTTTTGCTATTGATTTGGATATTTTGGAGAATAAGGATTGTAATGAAGTATATGAGTTCTTATCTGAATTACTACAATCTCAGAAATTCAACACTCTTCGCAGAAGTCTATTTAAGAACACTTATGACCCTATACCAATGAAAATAGTAGGTATTCTCAATAGCTTTGAAGCAGATAAGGTGGTGGCATTCTATGATAAGCATAAGCAATATCTCACTTTTAACAGTGGTTATAATGATTTGTGGATAAACTTTTTTTGGAGAGCTTTTAATAATGAAAATTTTAGTAAGGAACAACTATTTGAAACATTTAGCACTACACTTGGAAAATCAGTTGCAACAGGAAGTATGTTAGAAGCATTTAGTGGAACTAATGGCTATTATACTTATACAGTTCGTAAATGTTCAGAAGTGAGAGTAGATAGAATAGACCCTCGTTGGATACCTGTGTTTTATTCATTCCTCCGTAGTCTTAAAAAGCTCCATAACAATTATGCATTAAATACTTTTATTATACTCGATGCCTTAGAAAAAGATGGAAAATCATTAGATGAATGGCTTTTGAAAGCACTCTCAGAAACTTTTTCAGAAGACACCATATGGTTGTATCACCTTATTTTAAAACGAAACTTACCCAATAAGTATGAGCTTGTTTATCACTCATTAGAGAAAATGAAGGCTGGAAATGCTTATTATTTTCTGTATAACCTTTCTGACACAGATTTTTGGAAGCAGTTTCCTAAGGAATACGCACAGAAGTTCAGAATTTTGGCTGAGAAGAATAAGTTAAAGATATTTAAAGAAATAGCAGAAGAGATAGAGAGAGGATAA